In Synechococcus sp. A18-25c, a single window of DNA contains:
- the gyrA gene encoding DNA gyrase subunit A encodes MADPVGPSGGGPGDSDDRIIQTDLRNEMSRSYLEYAMSVIVGRALPDARDGLKPVHRRILYAMYELGLTSDRPYRKCARVVGEVLGKYHPHGDTAVYDALVRMAQSFSMSMPLIDGHGNFGSVDNDPPAAMRYTESRLQALTTDSLLEDIEAETVDFIDNFDGSQQEPTVLPSRIPQLLLNGSAGIAVGMATNIPPHNLGELIAGLLALIENPELDDQELMTLIPGPDFPTGGQILGRTGIRETYLSGRGSVTMRGVAEIETIEAPGRPDRDAVIITELPYQTNKAALIERIAEMVNDKKLEGISDIRDESDRDGMRIVVELRRDAYPQVVLNNLYKLTPLQSNFSAHMLALVNGEPILLTLRKMLEVFLDFRVETIERRTRYLLRKAEERDHILLGLLLALDQLDPIIALIRAASDTATAKQQLQDRHGLTDIQADAILQMQLRRLTALEADKIRLEHEDLVVKIADYKDILGRRERVFGLIQDELAQLRDRHAVPRRTEILDLGGGLEDIDLIANERSVVLVTETGYLKRMPVSEFEATSRGTRGKAGTRSQGEDAVKLFIGCNDHDTLLLFSDRGVSYALPAYRVPQCSRAAKGTPVVQLLPIPREEAITSLLAVSEFNDDTDLLMLTSGGFIKRTRLSAFSNIRSNGLIAINLEDGDALTWVRLAVPGDSVLIGSKAGMTIHFRLSDDELRPLGRTARGVRSMNLRDGDALVSMDVLPVELADQVAASNDDEDDVGSEGPWVLVASAAGLGKRVPVTQFRLQKRAGMGLRAMKFRTDADELVGLRVLGAGEELLLVSEKGVIVRTSADAIPQQSRAATGVRLQKLDKGDRLLKVVLVPPQAEGDDADADDGVDADVDAAAAPEANAEAQDS; translated from the coding sequence ATGGCGGATCCTGTGGGGCCCAGCGGCGGCGGTCCCGGAGATTCGGACGATCGGATCATCCAAACGGATCTGCGCAACGAGATGTCGCGCTCGTACCTCGAGTATGCGATGAGTGTGATCGTGGGTCGGGCCTTGCCCGATGCCCGAGATGGCCTCAAACCTGTGCATCGCCGCATTCTTTACGCGATGTACGAGCTGGGTCTGACCAGCGACCGCCCTTACCGGAAATGTGCCCGTGTGGTCGGTGAGGTGCTGGGTAAGTACCACCCCCATGGCGATACGGCTGTGTATGACGCACTGGTGCGCATGGCGCAGAGCTTCTCCATGTCCATGCCCCTGATCGATGGGCATGGAAATTTCGGCTCTGTGGACAACGATCCGCCCGCCGCCATGCGCTACACCGAATCGCGGCTTCAGGCGCTCACCACCGACAGCCTCCTCGAAGACATTGAAGCCGAGACCGTCGACTTCATCGACAATTTCGATGGTTCGCAGCAGGAACCCACGGTGCTGCCGTCACGGATTCCTCAGCTGCTGCTGAATGGATCTGCCGGGATCGCTGTTGGCATGGCGACCAACATTCCGCCTCACAATCTGGGTGAGCTGATCGCAGGACTGCTGGCTCTGATTGAGAACCCTGAGCTCGACGATCAGGAGTTGATGACCCTGATTCCCGGTCCTGATTTCCCCACCGGCGGACAAATCCTCGGTCGCACTGGGATCCGCGAGACCTACCTCAGTGGCCGCGGCTCCGTGACCATGCGTGGTGTCGCGGAGATTGAAACCATTGAGGCACCGGGCCGCCCTGACAGGGACGCCGTGATCATCACCGAGTTGCCATATCAGACCAACAAAGCGGCGTTGATCGAGCGCATCGCCGAAATGGTTAACGACAAGAAGCTCGAGGGGATCTCTGACATCCGCGATGAGAGTGATCGCGATGGCATGCGCATCGTGGTGGAGCTGCGCCGCGATGCCTATCCGCAGGTGGTGCTGAACAATCTCTACAAACTCACGCCACTTCAGAGCAACTTCAGTGCGCACATGCTGGCGCTAGTGAACGGTGAGCCAATCCTGCTCACCCTGCGCAAAATGCTCGAGGTGTTCCTCGACTTCCGGGTCGAGACCATCGAGCGACGCACGCGCTACCTGCTGCGCAAGGCCGAGGAACGTGATCACATTCTCCTCGGTTTGCTGCTGGCCCTTGATCAGCTGGATCCGATCATTGCCCTTATCCGAGCGGCATCCGATACAGCAACAGCAAAACAGCAGTTGCAAGACCGCCACGGACTCACGGACATCCAGGCGGACGCCATTCTGCAGATGCAGCTTCGGCGTCTCACGGCTCTCGAGGCCGACAAGATTCGCCTCGAGCACGAAGATCTTGTCGTCAAGATCGCCGACTACAAAGACATCCTTGGCCGGCGTGAGCGCGTTTTCGGCCTGATCCAAGACGAACTCGCTCAGCTCAGGGATCGCCATGCCGTGCCCAGGCGCACGGAAATCCTCGACCTCGGTGGTGGGCTCGAAGACATCGATTTAATTGCGAATGAGCGTTCCGTGGTGCTGGTCACCGAAACCGGATACCTCAAGCGGATGCCGGTGAGTGAATTCGAAGCCACCAGCCGAGGAACTCGCGGTAAGGCCGGAACCCGCAGTCAGGGGGAAGATGCGGTCAAGCTGTTCATTGGTTGCAACGATCACGACACCCTGCTGTTGTTCAGCGATCGGGGTGTGTCCTATGCCCTGCCGGCCTATCGGGTTCCCCAGTGCAGTCGGGCTGCCAAGGGCACGCCCGTGGTGCAGCTGCTCCCCATCCCCCGAGAGGAGGCGATCACATCCCTCTTGGCTGTGTCGGAATTCAACGACGACACGGATCTGCTGATGCTCACCAGCGGTGGCTTCATCAAGCGCACGCGCCTGTCGGCCTTCAGCAACATCCGCTCCAACGGTCTGATCGCGATCAACTTGGAAGACGGGGATGCGCTCACCTGGGTGCGGTTGGCGGTTCCAGGAGACAGTGTGCTGATCGGTTCCAAGGCTGGAATGACCATTCATTTCCGCCTGAGTGACGATGAACTCAGGCCTCTCGGACGCACCGCCCGTGGCGTGCGCTCGATGAACCTCCGTGATGGCGATGCGCTGGTGAGCATGGACGTCTTGCCCGTTGAGTTGGCGGACCAAGTGGCCGCCAGCAACGATGATGAGGACGATGTCGGCAGTGAAGGTCCATGGGTGCTGGTAGCCTCGGCCGCTGGTCTTGGCAAACGGGTGCCTGTGACTCAGTTCCGCCTTCAGAAACGGGCCGGAATGGGCCTGCGGGCGATGAAGTTCCGCACGGATGCCGATGAACTGGTGGGCCTGCGGGTGCTTGGAGCGGGCGAAGAGCTGCTGTTGGTCAGCGAAAAGGGTGTGATCGTGCGCACAAGTGCCGATGCCATTCCACAGCAGTCCCGCGCGGCGACCGGCGTCCGCCTGCAAAAGCTCGACAAAGGCGATCGTTTGCTCAAGGTGGTGCTCGTGCCGCCGCAGGCAGAAGGCGACGATGCCGATGCTGATGACGGCGTCGATGCGGACGTTGACGCTGCTGCCGCACCGGAGGCGAACGCTGAAGCACAGGACAGCTGA
- a CDS encoding CAAD domain-containing protein: MSSDNSPKKKGTEDSISSDGADSETTTVDTSMPAINSEADAVTVPAVPEASESEALATPQSQPVAKPSAPTVSEPAPVGQATAPAVQPSTPISSIAERVQVPAQAPSGDSDESGGEWEMLSGRIKEFLEGNNLVEWWQKMRQPLILVGVLIGLILTLRIYGGILDAIATVPLAPRLFQLVGAIYAAWYAATRLVKSNERKKVSSNLQDLWTSIRGGRKG; this comes from the coding sequence ATGTCGTCCGATAACTCCCCGAAAAAAAAGGGCACTGAGGACTCCATCAGCAGCGATGGAGCTGATTCTGAGACCACCACCGTTGACACGTCCATGCCAGCAATTAACAGCGAAGCGGATGCTGTAACGGTCCCCGCGGTTCCAGAAGCCAGCGAAAGCGAAGCGCTCGCGACACCGCAGAGCCAACCGGTGGCTAAGCCATCCGCCCCGACGGTGAGCGAGCCAGCTCCAGTCGGACAGGCAACCGCACCCGCTGTTCAGCCCAGCACGCCAATCTCCTCCATCGCAGAACGCGTCCAAGTGCCCGCGCAGGCCCCGAGTGGAGACAGCGACGAGAGCGGCGGCGAGTGGGAGATGCTCTCAGGACGCATCAAGGAGTTCTTGGAAGGCAACAACCTTGTGGAGTGGTGGCAGAAGATGCGCCAACCCCTGATTCTGGTTGGTGTGCTGATCGGACTGATCCTGACCTTGAGGATCTATGGGGGCATCCTCGACGCCATCGCCACCGTGCCCCTCGCACCGCGGCTTTTTCAACTGGTCGGAGCGATCTACGCCGCCTGGTACGCCGCAACACGACTCGTGAAAAGCAACGAGCGCAAGAAGGTGTCCAGCAACCTCCAAGACCTCTGGACCAGCATCCGTGGAGGTCGCAAGGGGTAA
- a CDS encoding GuaB3 family IMP dehydrogenase-related protein, with the protein MDIQLGRSKVVRRAYGIDEIALVPGGRTVDPEVTDTSWSLGGINREIPIIASAMDGVVDVDMAVKLSQLGALGVINLEGVQTRYDNPNIVLDRIAAVGKHEFVPLMQEIYSQPVQESLIRKRIQDIKAQGGIAAVSGTPVAAMRFGKVIAEAGADLFFVQATVVSTNHIGPEGQDTLDLEALCRDMGVPVVIGNCVTYDVALQLMRAGAAGVMVGIGPGAACTSRGVLGVGIPQATAVADCAAARDDFQKETGRYVPIVADGGIVTGGDICKCIACGADAVMIGSPIARAEEAPGRGFHWGMATPSPVLPRGTRINVGSTGTLERILRGPAKLDDGTHNLLGCLKTSMGTLGARTIKEMQQVEVVVAPSLLTEGKVYQKAQQLGMGK; encoded by the coding sequence GTGGACATTCAGCTCGGACGCTCAAAGGTTGTACGTCGGGCCTACGGCATTGACGAAATCGCCTTGGTGCCCGGCGGCAGGACCGTTGATCCGGAAGTGACCGACACCAGCTGGAGCCTCGGGGGCATCAACCGCGAGATTCCGATCATCGCCAGCGCCATGGATGGCGTTGTGGATGTGGACATGGCCGTGAAGCTGTCCCAACTGGGAGCCCTCGGCGTGATCAATCTCGAAGGAGTGCAGACCCGCTACGACAATCCGAACATCGTTCTTGATCGCATCGCAGCTGTCGGCAAGCACGAGTTCGTTCCCCTGATGCAGGAGATCTACAGCCAGCCTGTTCAGGAATCGTTGATCCGCAAGCGCATCCAAGACATCAAGGCCCAGGGGGGCATTGCAGCTGTCAGCGGCACTCCTGTGGCGGCCATGCGCTTTGGCAAAGTCATCGCGGAAGCCGGTGCCGACCTGTTCTTCGTGCAGGCCACGGTGGTGTCAACCAACCACATCGGGCCCGAAGGTCAAGACACCCTTGATCTCGAGGCGCTGTGCCGGGATATGGGTGTTCCCGTGGTGATCGGGAACTGCGTCACCTACGACGTGGCGCTTCAGCTGATGCGAGCTGGCGCTGCCGGCGTAATGGTGGGCATCGGCCCTGGAGCCGCCTGCACCTCCCGCGGCGTTCTTGGCGTTGGGATTCCCCAAGCAACAGCCGTCGCTGACTGTGCCGCAGCCCGGGATGACTTCCAGAAAGAAACGGGTCGCTATGTTCCGATCGTGGCCGATGGCGGCATTGTTACCGGTGGCGACATTTGCAAATGCATCGCCTGTGGTGCCGACGCGGTGATGATCGGCTCGCCGATTGCGCGTGCGGAAGAGGCTCCCGGTCGCGGCTTCCATTGGGGCATGGCCACACCAAGCCCTGTTCTTCCTCGGGGCACGCGCATCAACGTCGGCAGCACAGGAACCCTGGAGAGGATCCTGCGTGGGCCGGCCAAACTGGATGACGGCACCCACAACCTGCTGGGCTGTCTGAAAACATCCATGGGCACCCTGGGAGCCCGCACGATTAAGGAAATGCAGCAGGTGGAGGTGGTGGTAGCCCCTTCACTGCTCACCGAAGGCAAGGTGTATCAGAAGGCCCAGCAACTGGGCATGGGCAAATAA
- the trxA gene encoding thioredoxin: MSSAAAVTDASFEQDVLQSDVPVLVDFWAPWCGPCRMVAPIVDEIAKEFEGKIKVFKLNTDENPNVASQFGIRSIPTLMVFKGGQKVDTVVGAVPKATLSGTIAKYL, translated from the coding sequence ATGTCCAGCGCTGCTGCTGTTACCGACGCCTCCTTCGAACAGGACGTGCTTCAGAGTGACGTTCCCGTGCTGGTGGATTTCTGGGCGCCTTGGTGCGGCCCCTGCCGCATGGTGGCTCCCATCGTCGATGAGATTGCAAAGGAATTCGAGGGCAAGATCAAGGTGTTCAAACTGAATACCGATGAGAATCCCAACGTGGCTAGCCAGTTCGGCATTCGCAGCATCCCGACCCTGATGGTCTTCAAGGGTGGCCAGAAGGTTGACACCGTTGTTGGTGCTGTTCCGAAGGCAACGCTGTCTGGCACGATTGCCAAATACCTCTGA
- the hisH gene encoding imidazole glycerol phosphate synthase subunit HisH — protein sequence MTRPIQRIGLIDYGMGNLHSVQTCFERLGQPLTAVQHPEDLEPCDALVLPGVGAFDPAMHKLHASGLVAPLQKWHAEARPLLGICLGLQLLFERSDEGSAEGLGLLKGGVYKLPSGQGERIPHMGWGQLKRHNACPLLPEEADEPWVYFVHSFAAAPALEADLAATVPFGHGNATAMVWKGRTGACQFHPEKSSVAGSQLLQRWLKWLQHDVADPT from the coding sequence GTGACAAGACCGATCCAGAGGATCGGTCTGATTGATTACGGCATGGGCAACCTTCATTCCGTCCAGACCTGCTTCGAACGGTTAGGACAACCGTTAACCGCAGTGCAGCATCCAGAGGATCTGGAACCCTGCGATGCCCTAGTGCTTCCTGGCGTTGGTGCCTTTGACCCAGCGATGCACAAGCTGCATGCATCGGGTCTGGTTGCCCCCCTGCAGAAGTGGCATGCCGAAGCTCGTCCCCTGCTCGGCATCTGCCTGGGTCTCCAATTGTTATTTGAGCGTAGTGATGAGGGCAGTGCTGAAGGACTTGGCCTCCTCAAAGGTGGCGTCTACAAACTGCCCAGCGGCCAAGGTGAACGGATCCCCCACATGGGCTGGGGACAGCTGAAACGCCACAACGCTTGTCCACTGCTTCCAGAGGAAGCTGACGAACCCTGGGTCTATTTCGTGCACTCCTTCGCCGCGGCCCCGGCCTTAGAAGCCGATCTGGCCGCCACAGTCCCCTTTGGCCATGGGAACGCCACCGCGATGGTCTGGAAAGGACGCACAGGAGCCTGCCAATTCCACCCAGAGAAGTCATCCGTCGCTGGATCACAGCTGCTGCAGCGCTGGCTGAAATGGCTTCAGCACGATGTAGCTGATCCCACGTGA
- the petG gene encoding cytochrome b6-f complex subunit V, with the protein MIEPLLCGIVLGLIPVTLLGLFVAAWNQYRRGSALGG; encoded by the coding sequence ATGATCGAACCCCTACTTTGCGGAATAGTTTTGGGCTTGATCCCCGTTACGCTTTTGGGTCTGTTTGTGGCTGCTTGGAACCAGTATCGCCGGGGTAGTGCCCTGGGGGGCTGA
- a CDS encoding cytochrome c — protein sequence MFHACDTSVTSSSSTAAASERRRGLVPALVAVAVITALVLVGWLYAGARLDPYSKATLALTGDIQHGGQIFRINCAGCHGIAAQGLVGPSLQGISVRRSDRAVIHQIVSGETPPMPRFEIEPEGMADLLSYLHTLD from the coding sequence TTGTTCCATGCATGCGATACATCTGTGACCTCATCGTCATCAACTGCTGCAGCTTCTGAGCGCAGGCGTGGGTTGGTGCCAGCGCTGGTCGCAGTGGCTGTGATTACCGCCCTGGTGCTGGTGGGATGGCTTTACGCAGGAGCTCGTCTCGACCCTTACAGCAAGGCGACATTGGCCCTGACCGGTGACATCCAGCACGGTGGTCAAATTTTCAGAATCAATTGCGCTGGCTGCCACGGCATCGCCGCCCAGGGTTTGGTAGGTCCCAGCCTCCAGGGCATCAGTGTGCGCCGATCTGACCGCGCTGTGATCCACCAGATCGTGAGCGGTGAGACTCCACCGATGCCCCGTTTCGAAATTGAACCGGAAGGGATGGCCGACCTGCTGAGCTACCTGCACACCCTCGACTGA
- a CDS encoding RNA methyltransferase gives MTLVVVLVEPAGPLNVGSVARLCANFAVDELRLVNPRCDPKDPEALRMAVHGQNVLHNARHYPSLLDALSDCHRVVASCGRLDHGEIPLQAPEQAMPWIHQGLETNARVALVFGREDRGLSNEELLLSQRVVRLHSGDAYPSLNLSHAVAVLLHELERTRRQPNPHPLEPLQGGEAALPPQLDACLIDAEDLLLEAGFLLDHTAKARMAKVRALLQRALARPEEVALLRGMVRQLRWAIRCNRP, from the coding sequence TTGACTCTTGTTGTCGTGCTGGTGGAGCCTGCCGGACCGCTCAACGTGGGCAGTGTTGCCCGCCTTTGCGCCAACTTCGCAGTGGATGAGCTGCGGCTGGTCAACCCACGCTGCGACCCCAAAGACCCTGAAGCCCTGCGCATGGCCGTGCATGGCCAAAACGTCTTGCACAACGCAAGGCACTATCCATCCCTGCTGGACGCCCTGTCCGATTGCCATCGGGTCGTGGCCAGTTGCGGACGATTGGACCACGGAGAAATCCCACTGCAGGCACCCGAACAGGCCATGCCCTGGATCCATCAGGGGCTCGAGACCAATGCCCGCGTCGCTTTGGTCTTCGGACGGGAAGACCGTGGACTCAGCAACGAAGAGTTGCTGCTCAGTCAGCGTGTGGTGCGGCTGCACTCGGGCGATGCCTACCCATCGCTCAATCTGTCCCACGCGGTGGCTGTACTTCTGCACGAGCTGGAACGCACCCGCAGGCAACCCAATCCACATCCCCTGGAACCACTTCAGGGGGGCGAGGCCGCACTGCCTCCCCAGCTGGATGCCTGCCTCATCGATGCAGAGGATTTGTTGCTGGAAGCGGGTTTTCTGCTCGACCACACGGCCAAGGCACGGATGGCCAAGGTGAGAGCTCTACTTCAGAGGGCCTTGGCGCGACCTGAAGAAGTGGCACTGCTGCGTGGCATGGTGCGCCAACTTCGTTGGGCGATTCGTTGCAACCGCCCGTAA
- a CDS encoding serine hydrolase has product MATSRSSRHTPGWGRPLRLLLRLVLMGVGLGVITGSVLKLAGTGAQRGDWPIPSWLVSTETAPEDPPAPTATGSNGLRSNGNDNLGRFETRNELTALSQRWKELAATQADLKVSAFMLVLDDGRYAQLEPDTALPAASSIKTPILLVTLEELDAGRLVWNEPLTLTKTVVGGGAGWMASKPIGTRFPTHEVATEMIRVSDNTATNLLIDRLGGKEALNLRFNALGLSATTVNNWLPDLEGTNTTSARDLAYSIALVDTGEALSIRSRDLFRQVMGTSITNTLIPRGLMRGLGGQQGKPDQSLMIKGYRVLNKTGDIGIAYADAGLIELPDGSRAVAAFLVKGPFNDPRSTEMIRKLTAAMAPALKPKLAVSAAVSEPSNNP; this is encoded by the coding sequence TTGGCCACAAGTCGATCCAGTCGCCATACCCCAGGCTGGGGACGACCACTGCGTCTGTTGTTGCGCCTCGTGCTGATGGGCGTGGGGTTGGGGGTGATCACTGGATCCGTTTTAAAGCTTGCTGGCACAGGGGCCCAACGGGGTGACTGGCCCATTCCCAGCTGGCTGGTCTCAACAGAAACGGCACCGGAGGACCCGCCAGCACCAACGGCAACGGGCAGCAATGGCCTGCGCTCCAACGGCAACGACAACCTCGGTCGCTTTGAAACGCGCAATGAACTCACAGCCCTGAGTCAACGCTGGAAAGAACTGGCCGCCACGCAAGCAGACCTGAAGGTGAGTGCTTTCATGCTCGTGCTGGATGACGGTCGCTACGCCCAGCTTGAGCCGGACACCGCGCTACCCGCAGCGAGTTCGATCAAGACACCGATTTTGCTGGTGACCCTGGAGGAGCTGGATGCTGGACGCTTGGTCTGGAATGAGCCACTCACCCTGACCAAAACCGTGGTGGGAGGAGGGGCCGGCTGGATGGCCTCCAAACCCATCGGCACCCGCTTCCCCACGCATGAAGTCGCCACGGAGATGATTCGTGTGAGCGACAACACAGCCACCAACCTGCTGATCGATCGACTCGGCGGCAAGGAAGCACTCAATCTCCGCTTCAACGCCCTGGGGCTGAGCGCCACGACCGTAAACAACTGGCTACCAGATCTTGAGGGAACCAACACGACAAGCGCTCGAGATCTGGCCTACTCGATTGCCCTGGTCGACACCGGCGAAGCCCTATCGATTCGCAGCCGGGATCTGTTCCGTCAGGTGATGGGCACATCCATTACTAACACCCTGATTCCCCGTGGGCTGATGCGTGGGCTCGGAGGTCAGCAAGGCAAACCTGATCAAAGTCTGATGATCAAGGGCTATCGAGTTTTGAACAAAACCGGCGACATCGGTATTGCCTATGCCGATGCCGGGTTAATCGAACTCCCTGATGGCAGTCGAGCCGTTGCCGCCTTCCTCGTAAAAGGTCCTTTTAACGACCCACGCTCAACGGAAATGATCCGCAAGCTCACAGCTGCCATGGCTCCGGCGCTCAAACCCAAACTGGCTGTGAGCGCGGCCGTCTCTGAACCCAGCAACAACCCGTGA
- a CDS encoding DUF3370 domain-containing protein, with protein sequence MKRLTRIPMLVTLASFVASAASLSVAPSMAWAQVQTSTSQAAADDGPLIRRQEVRSLPGGLDQVLIINDNNPELIIGEGILVSTFPQSPGLNLALNGRFDLFSHHVYAGTPDRLDSTLWLAVIAQPATDQAVSLELLGGSTALSQAVSEEQTASPFLPLPALMEESGTVISSGPGSRVAGDLLRGDSAAELPRQWTIQPGSPSLLVTLPIPVAGLDPLLNGRNLQMRLHSSGPVHLATLAAFGDNRQAPNAAYWQRLLDAGKQSPKEHEPTPRGTRGRIIYSRVSGVQIGSTWQAELSDPGSSHLDLSETAVSWPISSLVNGDLRTGQIQTAELEAFDPGTAWAAHGNYGVEYDLTLPLRNTSTETRTVAIALESPFKNRSTNQQLIFSRSDREPVMFRGPIEVTGLDGYDGKLSATQRFHLVLRRGQEGPELGQVSLGPGESRRVRVRLIYPADATPPQVLSLRPVKQSSPAQDDRP encoded by the coding sequence ATGAAACGCCTCACTCGGATTCCGATGCTGGTCACGCTGGCCTCATTCGTGGCCTCCGCTGCAAGCCTGTCCGTTGCTCCATCGATGGCATGGGCGCAAGTTCAGACATCCACCAGCCAAGCGGCTGCAGACGACGGTCCGCTGATCCGACGCCAGGAGGTGCGCAGCCTGCCCGGCGGTCTTGACCAGGTGCTGATCATCAACGACAACAATCCGGAACTGATCATCGGGGAAGGGATTCTGGTGTCCACCTTCCCGCAGAGCCCTGGACTGAATCTGGCCTTGAACGGGCGTTTCGACCTGTTCAGCCATCACGTCTATGCCGGAACACCTGATCGTCTCGACTCCACGCTCTGGCTTGCCGTCATCGCTCAGCCGGCAACTGATCAAGCGGTTTCACTGGAACTGCTAGGTGGTAGCACCGCACTCTCCCAGGCTGTCAGCGAAGAGCAAACCGCATCGCCCTTTCTGCCCCTGCCTGCCTTGATGGAGGAAAGCGGAACCGTCATTTCTTCAGGTCCGGGCAGTCGCGTGGCCGGCGATCTGCTCCGCGGAGACTCGGCTGCCGAACTCCCCCGGCAATGGACGATCCAGCCAGGGTCACCGTCATTACTGGTGACGCTCCCCATTCCTGTGGCCGGGCTGGACCCCCTGCTGAACGGTCGCAATCTGCAGATGCGTCTGCACAGCTCAGGGCCGGTGCACCTTGCCACCCTCGCCGCTTTCGGCGACAACCGTCAGGCTCCCAACGCCGCTTACTGGCAGCGGCTTCTCGACGCCGGCAAACAGAGTCCGAAAGAACACGAACCGACACCACGTGGCACCAGGGGGCGCATCATCTACTCCCGCGTCAGTGGCGTCCAAATCGGCAGCACCTGGCAAGCAGAGCTTTCCGACCCCGGGTCAAGCCATCTCGACTTAAGTGAAACCGCAGTCTCCTGGCCGATCAGCAGCCTTGTTAACGGCGATCTACGAACCGGGCAGATTCAGACCGCGGAGCTCGAGGCATTCGACCCCGGCACCGCCTGGGCAGCCCACGGCAACTACGGAGTGGAGTACGACCTCACGCTTCCCCTGCGCAACACCAGCACCGAGACGCGAACCGTGGCAATCGCCCTGGAATCTCCCTTTAAAAATCGCAGCACGAACCAACAACTCATCTTCAGCCGCAGCGATCGGGAACCGGTGATGTTCCGCGGGCCGATCGAGGTGACAGGGCTGGACGGATATGACGGGAAACTCAGTGCAACTCAGCGGTTTCACCTTGTCCTGCGTCGGGGTCAGGAAGGCCCCGAGCTTGGCCAGGTGTCGCTGGGCCCCGGTGAAAGCCGGCGGGTGCGCGTGCGCCTGATTTACCCAGCGGATGCCACACCACCACAGGTGCTGAGCCTCCGACCTGTGAAACAATCCTCTCCAGCACAAGACGATCGTCCGTGA
- the bchI gene encoding magnesium chelatase ATPase subunit I, with protein MSSPRKRRVFPFTAVIGQEEMKLALLLNVIDPRIGGVMIMGDRGTGKSTTIRALADLLPGIEVVAGDPYNSSPTDPDLQSSDVVQRLEHGETLGTEERQVPMVDLPLGATEDRLCGTIDIEKALSDGVRAFEPGLLAKANRGLLYVDEVNLLDDHLVDVLLDSAASGWNTVEREGVSVRHPARFVLIGSGNPEEGELRPQLLDRFGMSVEVRTVRDPELRVQVVDQRTAFDTDPDQFSAAVEAGQQALQQRVVEAQQRLDQVQIDDDLRLRISAVCGELDVDGLRGDIVTNRAARALAAFEGRTEVTEDDVARVASCCLRHRLRKDPLEQIDSGDRVVKVFCKVFERSESSDRAEFELALAA; from the coding sequence GTGAGTTCACCGCGCAAGCGCAGAGTCTTCCCCTTCACCGCTGTGATCGGGCAGGAGGAGATGAAGCTTGCTCTCCTGCTGAACGTGATTGATCCCCGCATCGGAGGGGTGATGATCATGGGAGATCGGGGCACAGGAAAATCAACCACCATCAGGGCTCTGGCTGATTTACTGCCCGGGATTGAAGTGGTGGCCGGCGACCCTTACAACAGCTCGCCCACGGATCCGGATCTGCAAAGCAGTGACGTCGTTCAGCGTCTCGAACATGGTGAAACCCTTGGGACAGAGGAACGCCAGGTGCCGATGGTCGACCTGCCGCTCGGGGCCACAGAAGACCGCCTGTGCGGAACCATTGATATCGAGAAGGCACTCAGTGACGGCGTTCGAGCCTTCGAACCGGGCCTGCTAGCCAAAGCCAACCGAGGCTTGCTCTACGTCGATGAGGTGAATCTGCTCGACGACCACCTGGTGGACGTTTTGCTGGACTCAGCCGCTTCCGGCTGGAACACTGTGGAACGCGAGGGAGTGTCGGTGCGCCACCCGGCCCGTTTTGTGCTGATCGGTTCTGGCAACCCTGAGGAAGGTGAGCTGCGTCCTCAGCTGCTCGACCGCTTCGGCATGAGCGTGGAAGTGCGCACCGTGCGTGACCCCGAGCTGCGCGTGCAGGTGGTGGATCAGCGCACGGCCTTCGACACAGACCCTGATCAATTCAGTGCAGCCGTTGAAGCTGGCCAGCAAGCTCTGCAGCAACGCGTGGTGGAGGCTCAGCAGCGTCTCGACCAGGTTCAGATCGACGACGATCTGCGTCTGCGCATCTCAGCGGTGTGCGGAGAACTCGATGTGGATGGCCTCCGTGGCGACATCGTCACCAACCGGGCCGCACGCGCCCTCGCGGCATTTGAGGGTCGCACCGAAGTGACCGAAGACGATGTTGCCCGGGTGGCGTCTTGTTGCTTAAGGCACCGCCTGCGCAAAGACCCACTGGAGCAGATCGACTCGGGCGATCGCGTGGTCAAGGTGTTCTGCAAGGTGTTTGAACGAAGCGAAAGCAGCGATCGAGCTGAGTTCGAGCTGGCTTTGGCCGCTTAA